One stretch of Streptomyces agglomeratus DNA includes these proteins:
- a CDS encoding DUF2469 domain-containing protein codes for MSAEDLEKYETEMELKLYREYRDVVGLFKYVIETERRFYLTNDYEMQVHSVQGEVFFEVSMADAWVWDMYRPARFVKQVRVLTFKDVNIEELNKSDLELPSG; via the coding sequence ATGAGCGCCGAGGACCTCGAGAAGTACGAGACCGAGATGGAGCTGAAGCTCTACCGGGAGTACCGCGATGTCGTCGGTCTGTTCAAATACGTGATCGAGACCGAGCGGCGGTTCTACCTCACGAACGACTACGAGATGCAGGTGCACTCGGTCCAGGGTGAGGTCTTCTTCGAAGTATCCATGGCGGACGCCTGGGTCTGGGACATGTACAGGCCGGCCAGGTTCGTCAAGCAGGTACGGGTACTGACGTTCAAGGACGTGAATATCGAGGAGCTCAACAAGAGCGATCTCGAACTTCCGAGTGGCTGA
- the rpsP gene encoding 30S ribosomal protein S16, giving the protein MAVKIKLKRLGKIRSPHYRIVVADSRTRRDGRAIEEIGLYHPVQNPSRIEVNSERAQYWLSVGAQPTEPVMAILKLTGDWQAHKGLPAPAPLLQPEPKADKRAAFDAFAKGLEGGDESKGEAITQKAKKADKKADEAPAAESAESTEA; this is encoded by the coding sequence GTGGCAGTCAAGATCAAGCTGAAGCGTCTGGGCAAGATCCGTTCGCCTCACTACCGCATCGTCGTCGCCGACTCCCGTACCCGCCGTGACGGCCGGGCCATCGAGGAGATCGGTCTGTACCACCCGGTGCAGAACCCGTCGCGCATCGAGGTCAACTCGGAGCGTGCGCAGTACTGGCTGTCCGTCGGCGCCCAGCCGACCGAGCCGGTCATGGCCATCCTGAAGCTCACCGGCGACTGGCAGGCGCACAAGGGCCTCCCGGCCCCCGCGCCGCTGCTCCAGCCGGAGCCGAAGGCCGACAAGCGTGCCGCGTTCGACGCGTTCGCCAAGGGTCTCGAGGGTGGCGACGAGTCCAAGGGCGAGGCGATCACCCAGAAGGCGAAGAAGGCCGACAAGAAGGCTGACGAGGCTCCCGCGGCCGAGTCCGCTGAGTCGACCGAGGCCTGA
- a CDS encoding NUDIX hydrolase, with translation METQAQAEARGGHRKVARVILLDPADRVLLMHGYEPDDPALTWWFTPGGGVEGDETRAEAALRELAEETGITEVELGPVIWQRHCSFMFDGRRWDQDEWFYLARTTRTETVLDGLTVLERRSVAGLRWWTSAELSATRETVYPTKLAGLLRTLLDEGPPGTPLVLAPEVA, from the coding sequence GTGGAGACGCAAGCGCAGGCCGAGGCCCGGGGCGGGCACCGGAAGGTCGCGCGGGTGATCCTGCTCGACCCGGCCGACCGGGTCCTGCTGATGCACGGCTACGAGCCGGACGACCCGGCGCTGACCTGGTGGTTCACCCCGGGGGGCGGGGTGGAGGGCGACGAGACACGGGCCGAGGCCGCGCTGCGGGAGCTGGCGGAGGAGACGGGGATCACAGAGGTCGAGCTGGGCCCGGTGATCTGGCAGCGGCACTGCTCCTTCATGTTCGACGGGCGGCGCTGGGACCAGGACGAATGGTTCTACCTCGCCCGTACGACGCGGACCGAGACGGTGCTCGACGGACTGACCGTACTGGAGCGGCGGAGCGTCGCGGGGCTGAGGTGGTGGACCTCCGCCGAACTGTCCGCGACGCGTGAGACGGTGTACCCCACCAAGCTCGCCGGGCTGCTGCGTACGCTGCTCGACGAGGGTCCTCCTGGTACGCCGTTGGTCTTGGCCCCGGAAGTCGCATAG
- a CDS encoding RNA-binding protein, whose product MLEEALEHLVKGIVDNPDDVQVASRNLRRGRVLEVRVHPDDLGKVIGRNGRTARALRTVVGAIGGRGIRVDLVDVDQVR is encoded by the coding sequence ATGCTCGAGGAGGCTCTTGAGCACCTCGTGAAGGGCATTGTCGACAACCCCGACGATGTGCAGGTCGCCTCGCGCAACCTGCGCCGCGGACGCGTGCTGGAGGTCCGGGTTCACCCGGACGACCTCGGCAAGGTGATCGGCCGCAACGGCCGCACCGCTCGCGCTCTGCGTACGGTCGTGGGTGCCATCGGCGGCCGGGGCATTCGCGTCGACCTCGTCGACGTGGACCAGGTCCGCTGA
- the lepB gene encoding signal peptidase I has product MDTEAHDTERDRSSDPQAGVEEGSRSVRFLDAPWRGPALLGAACAAFLLLFSTFLMQPFLIPSGSMRPTLEIGDRVLVNKLAYRFGSVPQRGDVVVFDGTGSFVREEPGGNPVTGLVRWAAAAVGLAEPAETDYIKRVVGVGGDRVVCCEKRGRVEVNGRAVDEEYLFPGDAPSRVPFDIVVPQGTLWVMGDHRSQSRDSRDHLGEPGGGMVPVEKVVGRADWIGWPVGRWSTLDGAGRGSGGGAPQSPATRVTAPGPVGSHG; this is encoded by the coding sequence ATGGACACCGAAGCACACGACACGGAGCGCGACCGCTCCTCCGACCCCCAAGCAGGGGTGGAGGAGGGGTCGCGCTCCGTGCGTTTTCTCGACGCCCCGTGGCGCGGGCCGGCTCTGCTCGGCGCCGCGTGCGCGGCTTTTCTGCTGCTCTTCAGCACCTTCCTCATGCAGCCCTTCCTCATCCCCAGCGGCTCGATGCGGCCCACCCTGGAGATCGGCGACCGGGTCCTCGTCAACAAGTTGGCGTACCGTTTCGGGTCCGTACCGCAGCGCGGAGACGTGGTCGTCTTCGACGGCACCGGGTCCTTCGTACGCGAGGAGCCGGGCGGGAATCCGGTCACCGGGCTGGTGCGGTGGGCGGCAGCGGCCGTGGGACTGGCCGAACCTGCCGAGACCGACTACATCAAGCGCGTGGTGGGCGTGGGGGGCGACCGGGTCGTGTGCTGCGAAAAGCGGGGGAGGGTCGAGGTGAACGGCCGGGCGGTGGACGAGGAGTACCTGTTCCCCGGTGACGCCCCGTCGCGCGTCCCGTTCGACATCGTCGTCCCGCAGGGCACGCTGTGGGTCATGGGCGACCACAGGTCGCAGTCGCGCGATTCCCGCGACCACCTGGGCGAGCCGGGCGGTGGCATGGTGCCCGTCGAAAAGGTCGTGGGCCGGGCGGACTGGATCGGCTGGCCGGTGGGCCGCTGGTCCACGCTGGACGGGGCCGGCAGGGGTTCCGGGGGCGGTGCCCCGCAGAGCCCGGCCACGCGCGTCACCGCGCCGGGACCGGTCGGGTCCCATGGGTAA
- the rimM gene encoding ribosome maturation factor RimM (Essential for efficient processing of 16S rRNA): MQLVVARIGRAHGIKGEVTVEVRTDEPELRLGPGAVLATDPASVGPLTVETGRVHSGRLLLRFAGVKDRTAAEALRNTLLIAEVDPEATPEDPEEFYDHQLMDLDVVLVDGTEIGRITEITHLPSQDLFIVKRPDGSEVMIPFVEEIVTEIDLEEQRAVITPPPGLIDDSEAEVASGRDEESGGDEESGRDEG, translated from the coding sequence GTGCAGCTCGTAGTCGCGCGGATCGGCCGCGCCCACGGGATCAAGGGCGAGGTCACCGTAGAGGTGCGTACGGACGAGCCGGAGCTGCGGCTCGGGCCCGGCGCCGTACTCGCCACGGACCCGGCCTCCGTCGGGCCGCTGACCGTCGAGACCGGCCGGGTGCACAGCGGCCGGCTGCTGCTGCGCTTCGCGGGCGTCAAGGACCGCACGGCCGCCGAGGCGCTGCGCAACACGCTCCTCATCGCCGAGGTCGACCCCGAGGCGACTCCGGAGGACCCCGAGGAGTTCTACGACCACCAGCTGATGGATCTGGACGTCGTCCTCGTCGACGGCACCGAGATCGGCCGGATCACCGAGATCACCCACCTGCCCTCGCAGGACCTGTTCATCGTGAAGCGCCCCGACGGCAGCGAGGTGATGATCCCCTTCGTGGAGGAGATCGTCACCGAGATCGACCTGGAGGAGCAGCGCGCGGTCATCACCCCGCCGCCGGGCCTGATCGACGACAGCGAGGCAGAGGTGGCGTCCGGCCGGGACGAGGAGTCCGGCGGCGACGAAGAGTCCGGCCGGGACGAGGGCTGA
- the trmD gene encoding tRNA (guanosine(37)-N1)-methyltransferase TrmD produces the protein MRLDVVTIFPEYLEPLNVSLVGKARARGRLDVHVHDLRDWTYDRHNTVDDTPYGGGPGMVMKTEPWGAALDDALADGYESGAHGPVLVVPTPSGRPFTQELAVELSERPWLVFTPARYEGIDRRVIDEYATRMPVYEVSIGDYVLAGGEAAVLVITEAVARLLPGVLGNAESHRDDSFAPGAMANLLEGPVYTKPPEWRDRGIPDVLLSGHHGKIARWRRDEALRRTTANRPDLIERCDPAVFDKKDREMLSILGWRPGPDGRFGRNPEAVEE, from the coding sequence ATGCGACTCGACGTCGTCACGATCTTCCCCGAGTACCTGGAGCCGCTGAACGTCTCGCTCGTCGGGAAGGCACGCGCGCGGGGGCGGCTCGACGTGCACGTGCACGACCTCAGGGACTGGACGTACGACCGGCACAACACGGTCGACGACACCCCCTACGGCGGCGGCCCCGGCATGGTCATGAAGACCGAGCCGTGGGGTGCCGCGCTCGACGACGCCCTCGCCGACGGCTACGAGAGCGGGGCGCACGGCCCGGTCCTGGTCGTTCCGACGCCCAGCGGGCGCCCCTTCACCCAGGAACTCGCCGTCGAACTCTCGGAGCGGCCCTGGCTGGTCTTCACGCCCGCGCGCTACGAGGGCATCGACCGCCGCGTCATCGACGAGTACGCGACCCGCATGCCGGTGTACGAGGTCTCCATCGGGGACTACGTCCTGGCGGGCGGTGAGGCCGCCGTACTGGTGATCACCGAGGCCGTCGCCCGGCTGCTGCCCGGCGTGCTCGGCAACGCCGAATCGCACCGTGACGACTCCTTCGCGCCCGGCGCGATGGCGAACCTTCTCGAAGGCCCCGTCTACACCAAGCCGCCCGAGTGGCGCGACCGGGGCATCCCGGACGTGCTGCTCAGCGGCCACCACGGGAAGATCGCCCGGTGGCGGCGGGACGAGGCGCTGCGGCGTACGACCGCCAACCGGCCGGACCTCATCGAGCGCTGCGACCCCGCGGTCTTCGACAAGAAGGACCGCGAGATGCTGAGCATCCTGGGCTGGCGGCCCGGCCCCGACGGCCGATTTGGGCGTAACCCCGAGGCCGTGGAAGAATAG
- a CDS encoding methyltransferase domain-containing protein: MTPTLVRHHRHGPNTASSPATDAGARARDWAEIQERMLVPLYEAAYERLEVGPATRLLGLGCGSGLALLIAASRGAHVTGVEADPGRVALARERLRADGARTGGSAGGSPGEDTRLYEGESAAVCDDGPRAYNLVTAFEPLGCAAGDSEELATALESAIPLAERGSEVVLAGWGPPERCATSSVLRVASRLTETLRATGGGRGWRPALRDDLEDVASRAGLKPDGSGRVACPFGYADMDSAVRGLLSTGLFDAAARATDPGQVEKELTEALHPHVRRDGTVWMSNVFRYLIARTP, from the coding sequence ATGACACCTACGCTCGTCCGGCACCACCGGCACGGTCCGAACACAGCCTCGTCGCCGGCGACCGACGCGGGCGCGCGCGCCCGCGACTGGGCCGAGATCCAGGAGCGGATGCTGGTGCCGCTCTACGAAGCGGCGTACGAACGGCTCGAGGTGGGCCCCGCCACCCGGCTGCTCGGCCTCGGCTGCGGCTCGGGGCTCGCCCTGCTGATCGCCGCCTCGCGCGGCGCGCACGTGACAGGCGTCGAAGCCGATCCCGGCCGGGTCGCGCTGGCCCGTGAACGTCTGAGGGCCGACGGGGCGCGCACGGGTGGCAGCGCCGGTGGCAGTCCCGGCGAGGACACGCGCCTGTACGAGGGCGAATCGGCGGCGGTCTGTGACGACGGCCCCCGGGCGTACAACCTCGTCACCGCCTTCGAACCGCTCGGGTGCGCGGCAGGCGACTCCGAGGAGCTCGCCACGGCTCTCGAAAGCGCGATACCCCTCGCCGAGCGCGGCAGCGAAGTGGTTCTGGCGGGCTGGGGCCCGCCCGAGCGCTGCGCGACATCGTCGGTGCTGCGGGTCGCTTCCCGGCTGACCGAGACCCTGCGCGCCACCGGCGGCGGCCGCGGCTGGCGTCCGGCGCTCCGGGACGACCTGGAGGACGTGGCGTCGCGGGCCGGGCTGAAGCCGGACGGCTCGGGACGGGTGGCGTGCCCGTTCGGTTACGCCGACATGGACAGCGCCGTACGCGGCCTGCTGTCGACCGGGCTGTTCGACGCGGCGGCACGGGCCACGGACCCGGGACAGGTGGAGAAGGAGCTCACCGAGGCGCTGCACCCGCACGTGCGGCGGGACGGAACGGTCTGGATGTCGAACGTCTTCCGCTATCTGATCGCGCGCACGCCGTGA
- the rplS gene encoding 50S ribosomal protein L19: MSSLLDSVDSASLRTDLPAFRPGDTVNVHVRVIEGNRSRVQQFKGVVIRRQGAGVRETFTVRKVSFSVGVERTFPVHSPIFEKIELISRGDVRRAKLYFLRELRGKAAKIKEKRDR, translated from the coding sequence ATGTCCAGCCTTCTCGACTCCGTCGACTCCGCATCGCTGCGTACCGACCTCCCCGCGTTCCGCCCCGGTGACACCGTGAACGTCCACGTTCGCGTCATCGAGGGCAACCGCTCGCGTGTGCAGCAGTTCAAGGGTGTAGTCATCCGCCGCCAGGGTGCGGGCGTCCGCGAGACCTTCACGGTCCGCAAGGTCTCTTTCTCCGTCGGCGTCGAGCGCACCTTCCCCGTGCACAGCCCGATCTTCGAGAAGATCGAGCTCATCTCCCGCGGTGACGTCCGCCGCGCGAAGCTGTACTTCCTCCGTGAGCTGCGCGGCAAGGCCGCGAAGATCAAGGAGAAGCGCGACCGCTAA
- the lepB gene encoding signal peptidase I codes for MSGTGRTEGGRGRLGNALSGLAVAVGCVLFLGGFAWGAVQYKPYTVPTDSMTPSIKAGDRVLAQRIDGGEVRRGDVVIFTDSVWGNLPMVKRVVGVGGDKVACCGKDGRLTLNGKPLDEPYLAGGEPASTTPFTSEVPEGHLFLLGDERRTSVDSRGHIEDAAKGTVPVGNVDARVDAVAWPWGGTLERPDGFETLPGGVSQPGPVVPVLAAVAAGVVLIFGGAAYGPVAKRVGRRKAGTGGR; via the coding sequence ATGAGCGGAACAGGACGTACAGAAGGCGGCCGCGGCCGGCTCGGCAACGCGTTGTCCGGGCTGGCCGTGGCCGTCGGCTGTGTGCTCTTCCTCGGCGGCTTCGCCTGGGGAGCGGTGCAGTACAAGCCGTACACGGTGCCGACCGATTCGATGACCCCCTCGATCAAGGCGGGCGACCGGGTGCTCGCCCAGCGAATAGACGGCGGCGAGGTGCGGCGCGGAGACGTGGTGATCTTCACCGACTCCGTGTGGGGCAATCTGCCGATGGTCAAGCGTGTGGTCGGGGTCGGCGGCGACAAGGTCGCCTGCTGCGGCAAGGACGGCCGGCTGACGCTGAACGGCAAACCCCTGGACGAGCCCTACCTGGCGGGCGGAGAGCCCGCGTCGACCACCCCGTTCACGTCCGAGGTGCCCGAGGGGCACCTCTTCCTGCTGGGTGACGAACGGCGTACGTCGGTCGACTCGCGCGGGCACATCGAGGACGCCGCGAAGGGCACGGTCCCGGTGGGCAATGTGGACGCGCGCGTCGACGCCGTCGCCTGGCCGTGGGGCGGGACCCTGGAGCGGCCGGACGGATTCGAGACCCTGCCCGGCGGCGTTTCGCAGCCCGGACCGGTCGTCCCGGTGCTGGCCGCCGTGGCGGCGGGGGTGGTGCTGATCTTCGGCGGAGCGGCGTACGGACCGGTCGCCAAGCGGGTCGGGCGGCGGAAGGCGGGTACCGGTGGACGGTGA
- the lepB gene encoding signal peptidase I encodes MGDLAVGARSERDEPEERPESPAAVSDDVRGEDPSSSDSNDNSSGDSAGRKKPRSFWKELPLLIGIALVLALLIKTFLVQAFSIPSDSMQNTLQRGDRVLVDKLTPWFGSEPERGEVVVFHDPGGWLETTEAPDPNVVQKFLSFIGLMPSAEEKDLIKRVIAVGGDTVECKKNGPVKVNGKVLDEKSYIFPGDTPCNDEPFGPLKVPDGRIWVMGDHRQNSLDSRYHQELPGHGTVANDEVVGRAVVVAWPVNRWAALSVPATFDQQGLNAAGVAMTAAPGALGLAGAVPLVLWRRRRLTGGRTAG; translated from the coding sequence GTGGGGGATTTGGCGGTCGGCGCACGATCCGAACGCGACGAGCCCGAGGAACGACCGGAGTCACCCGCAGCCGTGAGCGATGACGTACGGGGCGAAGACCCGTCCAGCAGCGACAGCAACGACAACAGCAGTGGTGACAGCGCGGGGCGGAAGAAGCCGCGCTCGTTCTGGAAGGAGCTTCCGCTGCTGATCGGCATCGCGCTCGTGCTGGCGCTGCTGATCAAGACCTTCCTGGTGCAGGCGTTCTCGATCCCCTCGGACTCGATGCAGAACACCTTGCAGCGGGGCGACCGGGTGCTGGTCGACAAGCTGACACCGTGGTTCGGCTCGGAGCCGGAGCGCGGCGAGGTCGTGGTCTTCCACGACCCGGGCGGCTGGCTGGAGACCACCGAGGCACCCGACCCGAACGTCGTCCAGAAGTTCCTCAGCTTCATCGGCCTGATGCCGTCCGCGGAGGAGAAGGACCTGATCAAGCGGGTCATCGCGGTCGGCGGAGACACGGTCGAGTGCAAGAAGAACGGCCCGGTCAAGGTCAACGGGAAGGTGCTGGACGAGAAGTCGTACATCTTCCCCGGCGACACCCCGTGCAACGACGAGCCCTTCGGGCCGCTCAAGGTGCCGGACGGCCGGATCTGGGTGATGGGCGACCACCGCCAGAACTCACTGGACTCGCGTTACCACCAGGAGCTGCCGGGCCACGGCACGGTCGCGAACGACGAGGTCGTCGGCCGGGCCGTCGTGGTGGCGTGGCCGGTCAACCGCTGGGCCGCGCTGTCGGTTCCCGCCACGTTCGACCAGCAGGGCCTCAATGCCGCCGGTGTCGCGATGACGGCGGCGCCCGGGGCGCTGGGGCTCGCGGGTGCGGTGCCGCTGGTGCTGTGGCGCAGGAGAAGGCTGACCGGCGGGCGTACCGCCGGGTAG
- a CDS encoding YraN family protein — MNAKNATGALGRYGEDLAARRLVEGGMTVLERNWRCRAGEIDIVARDGDALVICEVKTRRAGPFEHPMQALRSTKAERLRRLAERWTHEHGGPPPGGVRIDLVGVVLPRRGAPLVEHARGVA; from the coding sequence ATGAACGCGAAGAATGCCACAGGAGCTCTCGGCCGGTACGGCGAGGACCTCGCGGCGCGCAGGCTCGTCGAGGGCGGCATGACCGTCCTGGAACGCAACTGGCGCTGCCGCGCGGGAGAGATCGACATCGTCGCCCGGGACGGCGACGCCCTGGTCATCTGCGAGGTCAAGACCCGCAGGGCGGGCCCGTTCGAACACCCGATGCAGGCTCTCAGATCCACGAAGGCGGAGCGGCTGCGCCGTCTCGCCGAGCGCTGGACGCACGAGCACGGAGGACCGCCGCCCGGCGGGGTGCGGATCGATCTCGTCGGGGTGGTGCTGCCCCGGCGCGGGGCCCCTCTCGTCGAGCACGCACGGGGGGTGGCGTGA
- the dprA gene encoding DNA-processing protein DprA → MSGGARRETDDVMGARAVGTAAGGTHGGVRRAEGRRVSDQERLARAALTRVVEPGDEAAGRWLRECGAVELMRRLTSLDFEEAAEALTGVTGKRLGGYRTRAAGADPARDLAAVAAVGGRFVCPGDEEWPGQLDDLGDGRPVGLWVRGGPHLRMWALRSVAVVGARACTPYGAHMAASLGAGLAERGWVVVSGAAFGVDGAAHRGVLAAGGATVAVLACGVDVVYPRGHAELIGRIAEQGLVVGELPPGGHPTQSRFILRNRVIAALTRGTVVVEAEYRSGSLVTARGAQRLGRFTMGVPGPATSGLSAGVHELLRGEGVLVTDAAEVVELVGDIGELAPARRGPVLPRDLLDPVAALVLESLPARGRADVRGVARDAGTTPDEALGKLYELHSLGFVERRGDGWQLTSGAPDHANVRRGGT, encoded by the coding sequence ATGAGCGGGGGAGCGCGGCGGGAGACCGACGACGTGATGGGCGCGCGAGCGGTCGGGACAGCGGCAGGGGGGACGCACGGCGGCGTGCGCCGGGCGGAAGGCCGGCGGGTGAGTGATCAGGAACGGCTGGCGAGGGCTGCGCTGACCCGGGTCGTCGAGCCCGGGGACGAGGCCGCCGGCCGGTGGCTCCGCGAGTGCGGCGCGGTGGAGCTGATGCGCAGGCTGACCTCGCTCGACTTCGAGGAAGCGGCCGAGGCGCTGACCGGCGTGACGGGCAAGCGGCTCGGCGGCTACCGGACGCGGGCGGCGGGCGCCGACCCCGCACGGGACCTGGCGGCAGTGGCAGCGGTCGGCGGCCGCTTCGTCTGCCCCGGCGACGAGGAGTGGCCCGGCCAGCTCGACGATCTGGGGGACGGCAGACCGGTGGGGCTGTGGGTGCGCGGCGGACCGCATCTGAGGATGTGGGCGCTGCGGTCCGTCGCCGTCGTCGGGGCCCGGGCCTGCACGCCCTACGGGGCGCACATGGCCGCTTCGCTCGGCGCCGGGCTCGCCGAGCGCGGCTGGGTGGTGGTGTCCGGGGCCGCGTTCGGCGTGGACGGCGCCGCCCACCGGGGGGTGCTGGCGGCGGGCGGAGCCACTGTCGCGGTGCTGGCGTGCGGGGTCGACGTGGTCTATCCCCGGGGGCACGCGGAGTTGATCGGGCGCATCGCCGAACAGGGACTCGTGGTGGGCGAGTTGCCGCCCGGCGGCCATCCCACGCAGAGCCGGTTCATCCTCCGGAACCGGGTGATCGCCGCCCTCACCCGGGGCACGGTCGTCGTGGAGGCGGAGTACCGCAGCGGCTCGCTGGTGACGGCGCGCGGCGCTCAGCGGCTCGGGCGATTCACCATGGGCGTCCCCGGCCCCGCCACCAGCGGCCTCTCGGCGGGGGTGCACGAACTGCTGCGGGGTGAGGGCGTGCTGGTCACCGACGCGGCCGAGGTGGTCGAGCTGGTCGGGGACATCGGGGAGCTCGCCCCGGCGCGCCGGGGACCCGTACTGCCGAGGGACCTGCTCGATCCGGTCGCCGCTCTTGTCCTGGAGTCGTTGCCGGCCCGGGGCCGCGCCGACGTGCGCGGCGTCGCCCGGGACGCGGGAACCACCCCGGACGAGGCACTCGGCAAGCTGTACGAACTGCACTCCTTGGGGTTCGTGGAACGACGGGGTGACGGATGGCAGTTGACGTCCGGGGCCCCGGACCATGCGAACGTGCGGCGAGGCGGTACTTGA